In the Oryzias latipes chromosome 9, ASM223467v1 genome, one interval contains:
- the LOC101160564 gene encoding immediate early response gene 5-like protein: protein MECAFEAQNLISISLRKIQSSRTQRGGIKLHKNLLVTYVLRNARQFYMNKNVSQAQRSPPYEDAAAVREKQEYLELTGSFTELADDFYCNFTGAESDSWHCGAHQHNGQLTEVQHQDASSCVLVSPNDSDLMLSEACWSCADKSWELPVPNTQANQKTVLDLDTHVVTTVSNGYFHSDCCAQPRQPQGAQCHKKRKMDTSYFIVDPEFYLPDFVPVPFKRMRSDDDSHSDSDQLDNTNISNLISVLGSGGLSEFVSWQQTDLEQIFGTQTICLKHTLFTGSGWTRAIEAF from the coding sequence ATGGAGTGTGCATTTGAAGCACAGAATTTGATCTCCATTTCTTTAAGGAAAATCCAAAGCTCCAGGACGCAAAGAGGAGGCATCAAGCTCCATAAGAACTTGCTGGTAACATACGTTCTGAGGAACGCCAGGCAGTTTTATATGAACAAAAACGTGTCGCAGGCGCAGAGATCGCCTCCCTATGAGGATGCAGCGGCAGTCCGTGAAAAGCAAGAATACCTGGAATTGACGGGGAGCTTCACGGAGTTGGCGGATGACTTCTACTGCAACTTTACCGGGGCTGAGTCTGACTCTTGGCACTGCGGAGCGCACCAACACAACGGCCAGCTGACGGAGGTGCAGCACCAGGACGCATCCTCGTGCGTATTGGTCTCACCAAACGACTCTGATCTCATGCTTTCCGAAGCCTGTTGGAGCTGTGCGGACAAATCCTGGGAGTTACCTGTCCCGAACACGCAAGCCAACCAAAAGACTGTCCTGGACTTGGACACGCATGTGGTGACTACTGTCTCCAACGGTTACTTCCACTCAGACTGTTGCGCGCAACCAAGACAGCCGCAGGGCGCGCAGTGCCACAAAAAGCGAAAGATGGACACAAGTTATTTTATTGTTGACCCAGAGTTTTATTTGCCAGACTTTGTGCCAGTGCCATTCAAAAGAATGAGGAGTGACGATGATTCCCATTCAGACTCGGACCAGTTGGACAACACAAACATATCCAACCTGATCTCGGTGCTGGGTTCAGGTGGACTATCCGAGTTTGTGAGTTGGCAGCAGACGGACCTTGAGCAAATATTCGGGACTCAAActatttgtttaaaacacaCGCTGTTTACAGGCAGTGGCTGGACCAGAGCGATCGAAGCGTTTTGA